Proteins found in one Aethina tumida isolate Nest 87 chromosome 1, icAetTumi1.1, whole genome shotgun sequence genomic segment:
- the LOC109603080 gene encoding putative leucine-rich repeat-containing protein DDB_G0290503: MGWFDCFLPPKSNVSVRRSTYTGNSSGEQIARALTKTNRPGNPKQPKTIQNSKPAINKKKPPARPPPPLTTCSNPKKDNIKLQRKSQLRGDERKLSRPSDSPPFPPTDDTCMTLEKKQKLKQDAIEQNIIEMINGFKERIQKFEGEKQDPEFVRIDDGIRNAIVQLKNENETKPNLYFDNYIKELRQLLIELNNKADNLKDESENGVIKKLYKKLYTIENMTTTLQKEVNEFSGTDEKEYLYLSTSLMQLLTEVDKIDSVEYPNLKQQKKRVIKKIKQTNQILEMIKEFGKEKAVQVLPDIYREINFNINMTENQSNNEKINLNEERKHEKTQEMKMIDKQINSFKSQIKEFDGFRNDPQFTYIDNSIRSAIIQLKNNKSINSNVIDNYVANLRQLLEQLIMKANEEKSEDVIIKKLQNINKKATQLKLVIENFGGNNQKESENLEHRLIELYQEMDNIDIFKYSALRNQRKQVVKELDKIFDILDSKH; the protein is encoded by the exons ATGGGGTGGTTCGATTGTTTCTTACCGCCGAAAAGTAATGTGAGTGTTAGAAGAAGTACATATACAGGAAACTCTTCAG GTGAGCAAATTGCTCGTGCATTAACGAAAACAAATAGACCAGGAAATCCTAAAC AGCCAAAAACGATTCAAAATAGTAAACCAGctataaacaaaaagaaacCTCCTGCTCGTCCACCTCCACCTCTCACAACTTGTTCTAATCCAAAGAAAGATAACATTAAGTTGCAAAGAAAATCTCAATTACGAGGTGATGAAAGAAAACTGTCGAGACCTTCAGATTCACCTCCTTTTCCCCCAACAGATGATACTTGTATGACATTGGAGaagaaacaaaaactaaagCAAGACGCAATTg aacaaaacatTATTGAAATGATAAATGGGTTCAAAGAACgcattcaaaaatttgaaggAGAGAAACAAGACCCAGAGTTCGTTAGAATTGACGACGGTATAAGAAATGCGATCGttcaattgaaaaatgaaaacgaAACAAAACCAAACCTCTACTttgacaattatattaaagaacTAAGACAGTtactaattgaattaaataataaagcggACAATTTGAAAGATGAATCCGAAAATGGCGTCATCAAAAAGCTGTACAAGAAACTATATACTATAGAAAATATGACAACTACGTTACAAAAAGAAGTTAACGAGTTTTCGGGAACTGATGAAAAAGAGTATCTGTATCTAAGTACTAGTCTAATGCAGTTGCTCACGGAAGTGGATAAAATCGATTCCGTTGAATATCCTAATTTGAAACAGCAAAAGAAAAGagtaattaagaaaatcaaacaaactaatcaaattttggaaatgataaaGGAGTTTGGCAAAGAGAAAGCTGTACAAGTTTTACCGGATATTTAtcgtgaaattaattttaatattaatatgacaGAAAATCAATCTAATAATGAAAAGATTAATTTGAACGAGGAACGAAAACATGAAAAAACACAAG AGATGAAAATGAtagataaacaaattaactCATTCAAAAGTCAAATTAAGGAGTTCGATGGATTTAGAAATGATCCGCAGTTCACTTATATCGACAACAGTATAAGAAGTGCCAttatacaattgaaaaataataaatcgatAAATTCAAATGTTATCGATAATTATGTTGCTAATTTAAGGCAGTTGTTGGAACAGTTAATAATGAAAGCAAATGAAGAAAAATCAGAAGacgtaataataaagaaacttcaaaatataaataaaaaggcaACCCAATTGAAACTTGTAATTGAGAATTTTGGTGGGAACAACCAAAAAGAATCAGAAAATTTGGAGCATCGTTTAATAGAATTATATCAAGAGATGGAcaatattgacatttttaaatattctgccTTGAGAAATCAAAGGAAACAAGTTGTAAAAGAGCTtgacaaaatttttgatatcttGGATTCaaagcattaa
- the LOC109603088 gene encoding uncharacterized protein LOC109603088 isoform X2: MDISKLVKSGYQNLVQCTNELESAVRSSLENIYERIKQGNYDVEKAKDQHYKEILQSISTIKLQLDNIKDHNKRLIYLNSVKCLDEKEKARYSYVQDRVRNISRSEQNLSKIHLKEQRKTILGSSRYLNVWEEILDNSETNSLTVKQRNKENARKKNKFVSTTFEPFLEDQSKTSSDTSSDEHDYDEIYEEDEIYEEEDDKRISLIKNEDAISAQVDLYVSREQLNETTDDKPKIVGYIIKGGSAAEES; this comes from the exons ATGGACATAAGCAAATTGGTAAAATCCGGTTACCAAAACTTGGTACAGTGCACCAACGAGCTGGAATCAGCAGTCCGTTCATCTCTAGAAAATATCTACGAAAGAATCAAGCAGGGCAATTATGACGTGGAAAAAGCCAAAGATCAGCATTACAAAGAAATCCTGCAAAGTATATCAACCATCAAACTCCAACTGGACAACATCAAAGACCACAACAAAAGGCTAATCTACTTGAACTCGGTAAAATGTCTGGATGAAAAAGAGAAAGCGAGGTACAGTTACGTACAGGATCGCGTTAGGAATATATCTCGTAGTGAACAAAATCTGAGTAAAATTCACCTGAAGGAGCAGCGGAAAACGATACTCGGTTCGAGCAGGTACTTGAACGTATGGGAGGAGATTTTGGATAACAGCGAAACGAATTCCTTAACCGTGAAGCAAAGGAACAAGGAGAACGCGAGGAAgaagaataaatttgtttcaaccACCTTTGAACCATTCCTGGAAGATCAAAGTAAAACTTCTTCTGACACATCAAGCGACGAGCACGACTACGATGAAATTTACGAAGaagatgaaatatatgaagaaGAAGATGATAAGAGAATAAGTTTGATCAAAAACGAAGACGCAATTTCCGCCCAAGTGGATTTGTATGTTAGCAGGGAACAGCTTAACGAAACTACGGATGACAAACCAAAAATTGTCGGATATATT ATTAAAGGTGGCAGTGCTGCAGAGGAAtcgtga
- the LOC109603088 gene encoding uncharacterized protein LOC109603088 isoform X1, whose amino-acid sequence MGNTTSKNNLDRRNTVLRRSQTKKNQDILKKLEKLQNDITKFKGTESDESYERLKLRLDNIRKEHQKLGQQIRPELKRNFKAEEEKLKSTEEYLVNKLQSNKEKHEAKSKKTENKTEDEAQSQVNSILSEEHKDEEQELEQTTDKRKTVELTSVRVEPIEPTNEEPTSPTIQEKRKSIFKMGIPVMNLTPELLKKQLEKRKSKVSFSDNSLENKNSNIEEQLDNIIEKMRNIELNINKFEDRKGSLAYNRVLEDLMICQTDLKQLEINPDVNTKWRDAMRYFDSLRSFLDERAVENVRNSNYYYNNRASQYKSTEQLADAISHMSEGTLV is encoded by the coding sequence atggGAAACACAACATCAAAAAATAACTTAGATCGAAGAAATACTGTTTTAAGGCGAAGTCAGACTAAAAAGAACCAAGACATTCTGAAAAAACTGGAGAAGCTACAAAATGACATAACAAAGTTCAAGGGCACGGAATCGGATGAATCCTACGAGAGACTCAAACTAAGATTAGACAATATCAGAAAAGAACACCAGAAATTAGGTCAACAAATACGTCCTGAACTGAAGAGGAACTTCAAAGCGGAagaggaaaaattaaaatctacagAAGAATATCTCGTTAATAAACTACAGTCTAACAAAGAGAAACATGAAGCGAAATCGAAGAAAACAGAGAATAAAACAGAGGATGAAGCACAAAGTCAGGTGAACTCAATACTCTCCGAAGAGCACAAAGATGAAGAACAAGAATTGGAACAAACCACAGACAAGAGAAAAACAGTGGAGTTGACCAGTGTTCGTGTGGAACCAATTGAACCCACGAATGAAGAACCTACGTCTCCAACAATTCAAGAAAAGCGCAAGTCTATCTTTAAAATGGGAATACCGGTCATGAACTTGACACCAGAACtactaaaaaaacaattggAGAAGCGCAAATCGAAGGTCAGCTTTTCGGACAACTCACTGGAGAACAAGAATAGTAACATTGAAGAACAACTGGACAATATCATCGAAAAGATGCGCAACATCGAGCTGAACATTAACAAATTCGAGGATAGGAAGGGTAGTTTGGCCTATAATCGAGTTCTGGAAGACCTGATGATCTGCCAGACGGATCTTAAGCAACTGGAGATCAATCCCGATGTCAACACTAAGTGGAGGGATGCTATGAGATATTTTGATAGTCTGAGGTCTTTTTTGGATGAAAGGGCCGTTGAAAATGTCCGCAATTCGAATTACTATTACAACAATAGAGCCAGCCAATATAAGAGCACTGAACAATTAGCTGATGCCATTAGTCATATGTCAGAGGGGACGCTAGtttaa
- the LOC109603098 gene encoding probable DNA double-strand break repair Rad50 ATPase, with protein sequence MGNNNSTQKLQLLEQKATSIYESFNLSNGQIRKEDCLELLKKVSQDAVKLKGAKRSAVDALLSLIDDYRRNIISTQQNERRVSTFTDSSSFVALPLNSRKSRVSKNLELISKRMLTTQQPTMKEIQNKIPSLKQEIQTAINNNNARSLRTLERTIKLLSTDLQMIQVTPMTQIQETHEDIQKQLTTAYAQVTKALKELSRIPEHDQKSSIRSATKKELETMEKNVDEQNILLETALKTDNSLLLKHVFGKIEEFSQQLAALDDHPKKKRLLDKIENMRIKTNDRLERYTIANRLSEHEKDFNTIKKKKHDEEAKKLMENLRRHIEDIPDKTEDTIKRKKRLLKEVNDYIVQLSNELDAEVKLRKSDTMQSMEDLLKTWNDNKEAMKNASSVDEAKHLFQTLNQFESAIREVKQSIESKFNIREARRSSVRSYTSSTLVKAKAKIYNIPVDDVKEPMNVAVQLQADKKVEVLNEIRNIQAKFNFLRDKISKEPSNEAYKIKLQSYYDRLEDFVNWPNENVSEKAKSLREEMYVQLSNFKRHSENRKSALLRISVEASLEKLMDIQSCVVSIEYELPKNMDNLPILREFKETLLFQKGKLEKVKVNPHYDMIRQSKETVLDKINCCLETIERRLSCETVKNEEAQAQGEALRTELTKLKEQIRRFTGGHKNVLYNTIEKKMNKLLVDANECFSDEESRKEVVSDIEKHLKILEQRSTKPQSFRQSLNSESLLKLDKKREKIEAQLLAINESLSGIKNEIRIETPDSLNARLNLLKMELEQLFLKVEDNHKQKVVELLEDIEGCINFVSKRQTTESAEYQNIDEMIAAKVQKPKKSPGEVTLNQIQKNVLKAKEQIEVFIGDYDEYQKLDDKLLNINVDLRQLKFSDDKLNTQKKELVKTLDDCTKILDRRWEQIEELCKIEEDIQKLREKKPDLSDEKMVEGLDQALTSMQIRLTKIDVDKVLRDRKHASFEFLKNYLQAIRTPETEV encoded by the coding sequence ATGGGCAACAATAATTCCACCCAGAAGTTACAGTTGCTCGAGCAAAAGGCTACGTCAATTTATGAAAGCTTCAACCTTTCTAACGGCCAGATACGAAAGGAGGACTGTCTGGAGCTCCTCAAAAAAGTATCGCAGGACGCCGTAAAGCTTAAGGGTGCGAAACGTAGCGCTGTCGACGCCCTCCTGAGCCTCATAGATGACTACCGACGTAATATCATATCAACGCAACAAAATGAACGCAGAGTGTCCACCTTCACCGACAGTAGCAGTTTTGTAGCCCTGCCTTTGAACAGTCGCAAAAGTCGAGTTTCTAAAAACCTCGAGTTGATCTCCAAAAGGATGCTGACGACCCAACAACCCACCATGAAAGAGATTCAGAACAAAATCCCTAGTCTCAAGCAAGAGATCCAAACCGccatcaacaacaacaacgccAGGTCGCTCAGAACTTTAGAAAGAACAATCAAGCTTCTCTCAACTGATCTACAAATGATACAAGTTACCCCTATGACCCAAATACAAGAAACCCACGAAGATATTCAGAAACAGCTCACAACTGCTTATGCTCAAGTGACGAAAGCGTTGAAGGAGTTGTCCAGAATTCCCGAGCACGACCAGAAGAGTTCCATCAGATCCGCTACCAAAAAGGAATTAGAAACAATGGAGAAAAACGTGGACGAACAGAACATACTTCTAGAAACCGCCCTTAAAACCGATAACTCTCTCCTACTCAAACATGTGTTTGGAAAGATTGAAGAGTTCAGTCAGCAGTTGGCGGCATTAGATGATCATCCGAAGAAGAAACGTTTGCTAGATAAAATTGAGAATATGAGGATAAAAACAAACGACAGATTGGAACGTTATACAATTGCGAATCGTTTGTCCGAACATGAAAAAGATTTCAACAcgataaaaaagaagaaacacGATGAAGAAGCAAAAAAACTTATGGAGAATCTTCGTAGACACATCGAAGACATTCCAGATAAAACCGAGGACACGATCAAACGTAAAAAACGACTTTTGAAAGAAGTCAACGACTACATTGTTCAACTAAGCAACGAATTAGACGCGGAAGTAAAACTAAGAAAGTCTGACACGATGCAATCCATGGAAGATTTATTAAAGACGTGGAATGACAACAAGGAGGCAATGAAGAATGCAAGTAGCGTAGATGAAGCTAAACACTTATTTCAAACATTGAACCAGTTCGAAAGTGCGATAAGAGAAGTAAAGCAGTCAATtgagtcaaaatttaatattagagaAGCCAGGAGAAGCTCCGTTCGCAGCTACACCAGTTCCACACTTGTAAAAGCTAaagctaaaatttataatattccagTTGATGATGTTAAAGAACCTATGAACGTTGCTGTGCAACTACAAGCTGATAAAAAAGTAGAGGTGTTGAATGAGATCAGAAATATTCAAGCGAAATTCAATTTCTTAAGAGATAAAATTAGTAAGGAACCCTCCAACGAagcgtataaaataaaactacaaagTTATTATGACAGATTGGAAGACTTTGTAAATTGGCCGAACGAAAACGTGTCAGAAAAAGCAAAAAGCTTGAGGGAAGAAATGTACGTGCAACTCTCGAACTTCAAACGCCATTCAGAGAACCGTAAAAGCGCTTTGTTGAGAATATCTGTTGAAGCTTCATTGGAAAAACTCATGGATATACAATCATGTGTCGTATCCATAGAATACGAGTTACCTAAAAACATGGATAATCTTCCCATATTAAGAGAGTTTAAGGAAACTTTATTGTTCCAAAAAGGCAAGCTGGAGAAGGTAAAAGTTAATCCTCATTACGATATGATTCGTCAGTCTAAAGAAACAGTTTTGGATAAAATTAACTGTTGCTTGGAAACAATAGAACGAAGACTCAGTTGCGAAACAGTTAAGAATGAAGAAGCTCAGGCTCAAGGTGAAGCTTTGAGAACCGAACTGACAAAGCTTAAAGAGCAAATTAGAAGATTCACAGGTGGACACAAAAATGTACTCTATAACACAATAGAAAAGAAGATGAACAAGCTTTTAGTGGATGCAAATGAATGTTTCAGCGATGAAGAATCGAGAAAAGAAGTAGTCTCAGACATCGAAAAACACTTGAAAATCTTGGAACAACGATCGACTAAACCACAGTCATTTAGGCAAAGTCTTAATTCAGAATCGCTCCTGAAGCTGGATAAGAAGAGGGAAAAGATTGAAGCCCAATTATTAGCAATTAATGAAAGTTTAAGCGGAATTAAAAATGAGATTAGGATCGAGACACCTGATTCTTTAAATGCGAGGCTAAACTTACTTAAGATGGAGCTGGAGCAGCTATTCTTGAAGGTTGAAGACAATCACAAGCAAAAGGTGGTGGAACTCTTGGAAGACATTGAAGGTTGCATCAATTTTGTTTCTAAACGACAGACTACAGAGTCTGCCGAGTATCAAAATATTGACGAGATGATTGCTGCCAAAGTACAGAAACCGAAGAAGAGCCCAGGTGAAGTTACACTGAATCAAATccagaaaaatgtattaaaagcgAAAGAACAGATTGAAGTGTTTATAGGAGATTATGATGAATACCAGAAATTGGATGATAAACTCTTAAATATAAACGTAGATTTGAGACAGTTAAAGTTTAGTGATGACAAACTAAATACCCAGAAAAAAGAATTGGTAAAAACTTTGGACGATTGTACGAAAATATTAGATAGAAGATGGGAACAAATAGAAGAACTTTGTAAAATTGAAGAAGACATTCAAAAACTACGTGAGAAAAAACCTGATTTAAGTGATGAAAAAATGGTTGAAGGATTAGACCAAGCTTTGACCTCTATGCAAATAAGACTGACTAAAATCGATGTGGATAAAGTGTTAAGGGATCGAAAACATGCCAGTtttgagtttttgaaaaactacCTCCAAGCTATTAGAACTCCAGAAACAGAAGtttga